One genomic segment of Deinococcus budaensis includes these proteins:
- the cpdB gene encoding 2',3'-cyclic-nucleotide 2'-phosphodiesterase, with the protein MVLTFRPILEGVRTKFALTAALLLGAAGAQTVELRILETTDLHTAARGYDYYQDKPTGEFGLEYTATLIKQAREEKRNTLLFDNGDLIQGNPLGDFAARVQPLKDGQMHPMHQAMRTLRYDGATLGNHEFNYGLDYLDRVLASAPMPYVNANVLNTDGTNKYTPFVVQRKIVYSTDGRPYVLNVGVIGFTPPQILNWDRAHLEGKVQALDIVEAARKFIPQMKAQGADIVVALAHTGINQGAYTPGGEQAGAALTGVEGIDVVLTGHSHLEFPGTAYKDVAGVDLKKGTINGKVVLMPGFWGNNLGMADLKLNYNRATQKWTIADAQGSIRPIWDKAAKKNLVEPDPVIAAAVKKAHEGTLAYVRGKVADLTAPVTSYWALVQDDPSVQLVSNAQAAYVKAALAGGQYKDLPVLSAAAPFKAGGRAGASYYTDIPAGTLAIKNVADLYVYPNTVQAVLVTGAQVQEWLERSAGQFNRIDPSKTEPQALVDESFPTYNFDVLDGVTYEIDVSQPSRYDRSGKLVNADARRIKNLQYQGKPIDPAGQFVIATNNYRASGGGSFPGLDGKNIVLQAPDETREALVKYFNEQKTVNPTADGNWKLTPIPGATLLYVSSPNAQKNLPAGAALLRTREDGFAEYSIKF; encoded by the coding sequence ATGGTCTTGACCTTTCGCCCTATTCTGGAGGGCGTGAGAACTAAATTTGCCCTGACTGCCGCCCTGCTGCTCGGTGCGGCGGGCGCCCAGACCGTCGAACTGCGGATCCTCGAAACGACCGACCTCCACACTGCCGCGCGCGGCTACGACTACTACCAGGACAAGCCCACCGGCGAGTTCGGGCTGGAGTACACCGCCACTCTGATCAAGCAGGCCCGCGAGGAGAAGCGCAACACGCTGCTCTTTGACAATGGCGACCTGATTCAGGGCAACCCGCTGGGCGACTTCGCGGCCCGCGTGCAGCCCCTGAAAGACGGCCAGATGCACCCCATGCACCAGGCGATGCGCACCTTGCGCTACGACGGCGCGACCCTGGGGAACCACGAGTTCAACTACGGCCTCGACTACCTCGACCGCGTGCTGGCCTCGGCCCCGATGCCCTATGTAAACGCCAACGTGCTGAACACGGACGGGACCAACAAGTACACGCCCTTCGTCGTGCAGCGCAAGATCGTGTACTCCACCGACGGCCGCCCCTACGTCCTGAACGTCGGCGTGATTGGCTTTACCCCGCCCCAGATCCTGAACTGGGATAGGGCGCACCTCGAGGGCAAGGTGCAGGCCCTGGACATCGTGGAGGCCGCCCGCAAGTTCATCCCGCAGATGAAGGCCCAGGGCGCCGACATCGTGGTCGCGCTCGCGCACACCGGCATCAACCAGGGCGCCTACACCCCCGGCGGCGAGCAGGCGGGTGCGGCCCTGACCGGCGTGGAGGGCATTGACGTGGTGCTCACCGGGCACAGCCACCTGGAGTTCCCCGGCACGGCGTACAAGGACGTGGCAGGCGTGGACCTGAAAAAGGGCACCATCAACGGCAAGGTCGTGCTGATGCCCGGCTTCTGGGGCAACAACCTCGGAATGGCCGACCTGAAGCTCAACTACAACCGCGCCACCCAGAAATGGACGATTGCGGACGCCCAGGGCAGCATCCGCCCGATCTGGGACAAGGCGGCCAAGAAGAACCTCGTCGAGCCGGACCCCGTGATCGCCGCCGCCGTGAAAAAGGCCCACGAGGGCACCCTCGCCTACGTGCGCGGCAAGGTGGCCGACCTGACGGCCCCGGTGACCTCCTACTGGGCGCTGGTGCAGGATGATCCCAGCGTGCAGCTCGTCTCGAACGCGCAGGCCGCCTACGTCAAGGCCGCGCTCGCCGGGGGCCAGTACAAGGACCTGCCCGTCCTGTCCGCCGCCGCGCCCTTCAAGGCCGGGGGCCGCGCGGGAGCCAGCTACTACACCGACATTCCGGCCGGGACGCTCGCCATCAAGAACGTCGCGGACCTCTACGTCTACCCCAACACCGTGCAGGCCGTGCTCGTCACGGGGGCGCAGGTGCAGGAGTGGCTGGAGCGCAGCGCGGGGCAGTTCAACCGCATCGACCCCAGCAAGACCGAGCCGCAGGCCCTCGTCGACGAGAGCTTCCCCACCTACAACTTCGACGTGCTGGACGGCGTGACCTACGAGATCGACGTGAGCCAGCCCTCGCGCTACGACCGCTCCGGCAAGCTGGTCAACGCGGACGCCCGCCGCATCAAGAACCTCCAGTACCAGGGCAAGCCCATCGACCCCGCGGGGCAGTTCGTGATCGCCACCAACAACTACCGCGCCTCGGGCGGCGGCTCCTTCCCCGGCCTGGACGGCAAGAACATCGTCCTCCAGGCCCCCGACGAGACCCGTGAAGCGCTGGTCAAGTACTTCAACGAGCAGAAGACGGTGAACCCCACCGCCGACGGCAACTGGAAGCTCACGCCCATCCCCGGCGCGACCCTGCTGTACGTGAGCAGCCCCAACGCGCAGAAGAACCTGCCCGCCGGTGCGGCGCTGCTGCGCACGCGGGAAGACGGGTTCGCGGAGTATTCGATCAAGTTCTGA
- a CDS encoding alpha-hydroxy-acid oxidizing protein, which yields MTDIGPGPGRTRQTRIYVRGLGGERPAVPVIPERLQAAAKVKMSPADFAYVAGGAGAERTMRANLAAFERVRLMPRRLSGTRERDLGVELLGLSLPSPLLLAPIGVLEAAHPQADLAVARAAAAERVPFIFSSQASVPMETCAKAMGDSPRLFQLYWGTDDEVTRSFVRRAEACGTAAIVLTLDTTLLGWRPRDLDLGSLPFLRGRGLAQYLSDPVFRSRLSTPLPAPDVQPPRTPALIRTGADLAAKGRAFGLSAGQMRSAAARFTATYTRPDLSWDDVSRLREWTRLPILLKGILHPDDAREAVRRGVDGLIVSNHGGRQIDGEVAALDALPGVVAAAGGLPVLLDSGVRTGSDVAKALALGARAVLLGRPYVYGLAIAGEAGVREVVGNVLAEFDLTLGLLGLGAARDLGPGALAPSHGLDLSPYSGGREN from the coding sequence ATGACCGACATCGGACCAGGACCGGGGCGCACCCGGCAGACGCGCATCTATGTCCGGGGCCTCGGCGGCGAGCGCCCCGCCGTCCCCGTGATTCCCGAACGCCTTCAGGCGGCGGCCAAGGTCAAGATGAGTCCCGCCGACTTCGCTTACGTCGCGGGGGGGGCCGGGGCCGAGCGCACGATGCGGGCCAACCTCGCCGCCTTCGAGCGCGTGCGCCTGATGCCCCGCCGCCTCAGCGGAACCCGCGAACGCGACCTCGGGGTGGAGTTGCTGGGCCTCTCCCTGCCCTCCCCCCTGCTGCTCGCCCCCATCGGCGTACTGGAGGCCGCGCACCCGCAGGCGGACCTCGCCGTGGCCCGCGCCGCCGCCGCCGAGCGCGTGCCCTTCATCTTCTCTTCGCAGGCGTCGGTGCCGATGGAGACGTGCGCGAAGGCGATGGGCGACTCTCCCCGACTCTTCCAGCTCTACTGGGGCACCGACGACGAGGTGACGCGCTCCTTCGTGCGCCGCGCGGAGGCGTGTGGGACGGCGGCCATCGTCCTCACGCTGGACACGACGCTGCTGGGCTGGCGGCCCCGCGATCTGGACCTCGGCAGCCTGCCCTTTCTGCGGGGGCGCGGCCTGGCGCAGTACCTCAGTGATCCGGTGTTCCGCTCGCGGCTGAGCACGCCACTTCCGGCCCCCGACGTGCAGCCCCCGCGCACGCCCGCCCTGATCCGCACTGGGGCCGACCTCGCCGCGAAGGGCCGTGCCTTCGGCCTCAGCGCCGGGCAGATGCGCTCGGCCGCCGCCCGCTTCACCGCGACCTACACCCGCCCCGACCTGTCGTGGGACGACGTGAGCCGTCTACGCGAGTGGACCCGGCTGCCCATCCTCCTCAAGGGCATCCTCCACCCCGACGACGCGCGGGAGGCCGTTCGGCGCGGGGTGGACGGCCTGATCGTGTCCAACCACGGCGGGCGGCAGATTGACGGTGAGGTCGCGGCCCTGGACGCCCTGCCCGGCGTGGTCGCGGCGGCGGGGGGCCTCCCGGTGCTCCTCGACAGCGGCGTCCGCACCGGGTCGGACGTGGCAAAGGCCCTCGCGCTGGGGGCACGGGCGGTGCTGCTGGGGCGGCCCTACGTGTACGGCCTCGCCATCGCGGGGGAGGCGGGCGTGCGCGAGGTCGTGGGGAACGTGCTGGCCGAGTTCGATCTGACCCTGGGCCTGCTCGGACTGGGGGCGGCCCGCGATCTTGGACCGGGGGCGCTGGCCCCTTCACATGGTCTTGACCTTTCGCCCTATTCTGGAGGGCGTGAGAACTAA
- a CDS encoding SAM-dependent methyltransferase has translation MSPKQQTARRPDPSPATSVQTMGLAAVLTMLGAVVVARSRVRPSEEQLLDAARRVLTAVLPAERLFSVQFWSGEELPASLPEPTARLILNSPESLGRMLNLPLDVALGESYLRGDFDIEGDFGAIVGLADTLNPQFTPAQVAGLLRDVALLRRGVGARPPKPLAQLHGEAHSRERDKQAVQAHYDVSNDFYKLWLDERMVYSCAYFPTGMETLDEGQEAKLELICRKLRLKEGERLLDIGCGWGGLAIYAAQRYGVSVLGVTLSEAQLYEGRARVKAAGLEHLVTLELHDYRDVTGEFDKISSVGMAEHVGRRNMAEYFATAYRVLKPGGLMMNHAIADGLGQARVPMVIQSGNFARRYVFPDGELLPIWETLKYADAALFEVRDVENLREHYARTTAHWARRLEAREDEALAALGEERYRLWRIYLNACGYYFAHGHLSIFQTLLAKPDERRHVPIPPSRGDIYADGRI, from the coding sequence ATGTCCCCGAAACAGCAAACTGCCCGCCGCCCCGACCCCTCCCCCGCGACCTCCGTGCAGACGATGGGCCTCGCGGCTGTGCTGACCATGCTCGGCGCGGTTGTCGTGGCCCGCTCACGCGTCCGCCCCAGCGAGGAGCAGTTGCTGGACGCGGCCCGGCGTGTGCTGACCGCCGTTCTGCCTGCAGAGCGTCTCTTCTCTGTGCAGTTCTGGAGTGGGGAGGAATTGCCCGCCAGCCTACCGGAGCCGACGGCCCGCCTGATCCTGAACTCGCCCGAATCGCTGGGGCGGATGCTGAACCTCCCGCTAGATGTGGCGCTGGGCGAGTCTTATCTGCGCGGCGACTTCGACATCGAGGGCGATTTCGGGGCCATCGTGGGGCTGGCAGACACGCTGAATCCACAGTTCACGCCCGCGCAGGTGGCCGGGCTGCTGCGCGATGTGGCCCTGCTGCGCCGGGGGGTGGGGGCGAGGCCGCCCAAGCCGCTCGCCCAATTGCACGGGGAGGCGCACAGCCGCGAGCGGGATAAACAAGCGGTGCAGGCCCACTACGACGTATCCAACGACTTCTACAAGCTGTGGCTGGACGAGCGGATGGTCTATTCCTGCGCCTACTTCCCCACGGGCATGGAGACGCTGGACGAGGGACAGGAGGCCAAGCTGGAGCTGATCTGCCGCAAGCTGAGACTGAAAGAAGGCGAGCGGCTGCTAGATATCGGCTGCGGGTGGGGCGGGCTGGCGATCTACGCGGCGCAGCGGTACGGCGTCTCGGTGCTGGGGGTGACCCTCTCCGAAGCGCAGTTGTACGAGGGGCGGGCGCGGGTGAAGGCCGCCGGGCTGGAGCACCTCGTCACGCTGGAGCTGCACGACTACCGGGACGTGACGGGCGAATTCGACAAGATTTCCAGCGTCGGCATGGCCGAGCACGTGGGCCGCCGCAACATGGCCGAGTACTTCGCCACCGCCTACCGGGTGCTGAAGCCGGGCGGACTCATGATGAACCACGCCATTGCAGACGGTCTGGGGCAGGCGCGGGTGCCGATGGTGATCCAGTCGGGCAATTTCGCCCGGCGCTACGTGTTTCCCGATGGCGAGCTGCTGCCGATCTGGGAGACGCTGAAATATGCCGACGCCGCTCTCTTTGAGGTGCGCGACGTGGAAAACCTGCGCGAGCACTACGCCCGCACGACCGCACACTGGGCGCGGCGGCTGGAGGCGCGGGAGGACGAGGCCCTGGCTGCGCTGGGGGAGGAACGTTACCGGCTGTGGCGCATCTACCTCAACGCCTGCGGGTACTACTTCGCCCACGGCCACCTCAGCATCTTCCAGACGCTGCTCGCCAAGCCGGATGAGCGGCGGCATGTGCCGATTCCGCCGAGCCGGGGGGATATTTACGCGGATGGGCGGATATAG
- a CDS encoding DUF5639 domain-containing protein: MPILDLSPNDQTVTVSGDTALLEVYAALPPGLFPPFPRVELPGGVGGLVSRGGFGQTFPFASDVLGVTFRAPSGRVVRAGGRTVKNVQGYDLTRPFVGSFGALGEALEVTLRLRPGLVARCVTAPTSLDALGQLTARFAWQDGGEVHLFHFGHAREVERALAVLPGARKLQAPTDLRPRFPDGMGVGEGATLRDRRFGWVNGGSVPPMPALFARLVAAL, encoded by the coding sequence ATGCCCATCCTTGACCTCTCGCCCAACGACCAGACGGTCACGGTGAGCGGCGACACCGCGCTGCTGGAGGTCTACGCGGCGCTGCCTCCCGGCCTCTTTCCTCCCTTTCCACGCGTCGAGTTGCCCGGCGGCGTGGGCGGGCTGGTGTCACGCGGGGGCTTTGGACAGACCTTCCCCTTTGCCTCCGACGTGCTGGGGGTAACCTTCCGTGCTCCATCGGGCCGGGTGGTGCGGGCAGGTGGGCGTACCGTCAAGAACGTGCAGGGCTACGACCTGACCCGCCCCTTCGTGGGGAGTTTCGGGGCACTGGGCGAGGCGTTGGAGGTCACGCTGCGCCTGCGGCCCGGCTTGGTCGCCCGCTGCGTGACGGCTCCCACCTCGCTGGACGCGCTGGGCCAACTGACCGCCCGCTTCGCCTGGCAGGACGGCGGCGAGGTCCATCTCTTCCACTTCGGCCACGCGCGGGAGGTGGAGCGGGCGCTCGCGGTGCTGCCCGGTGCCCGCAAGCTCCAGGCCCCCACAGACCTCCGCCCCCGTTTTCCCGACGGCATGGGGGTGGGAGAGGGGGCTACCCTGCGCGACCGCCGCTTCGGGTGGGTGAATGGGGGCAGCGTGCCGCCGATGCCTGCCCTGTTCGCCCGGCTGGTGGCGGCGCTGTAG
- a CDS encoding FAD-linked oxidase C-terminal domain-containing protein, whose translation MSFSPRKTALTPGSGAPKPRSKGTPDNPLAAELTRSLGPRKVLSNPSERRNYRYDAIQFGATPLAVVLPENTADVVTAVRAARAAGVPVVGRGAASGLSGGAAPALPGLVLSFTRMTRLEVFPQRREARAQAGVVTLSVTEAARPHGLIYPPDPASFRTSTIGGNLGENAGGPLCFKYGVTGDYVKGLQFVDADGDVYELTRDAYDLAGLLIGSEGTLGLITEATLRLTPPPKYTRTLLASFAEVGECAEAVSRAIATGAVPAKLEFMDAACTNAVEDYLALGLPRDAGAVLLVDTDGDDLETVEEERALVEAACREAGGTVRRAATDAEAAALWQARRSVSPALGRIRPQRMNEDIVVPRSALPEVVREIRALGDASGLPVVQFGHIGDGNLHPNILFDPRRESSEAVHDLAHRIALVAIRHGGVLSGEHGIGTMKRPFMREAVDPVTLAALWDVKRALDPAGRLNPGKILPDEDVEAHAHP comes from the coding sequence GTGAGCTTCTCGCCCCGCAAAACCGCCCTCACCCCTGGCTCCGGCGCTCCCAAACCGCGCTCCAAGGGGACGCCGGACAATCCGCTGGCCGCCGAGCTGACCCGCAGCCTCGGCCCCCGGAAAGTCCTCTCCAACCCCTCCGAGCGCCGGAACTATCGCTACGACGCGATTCAGTTCGGGGCGACGCCGCTGGCCGTCGTGCTGCCTGAGAACACGGCGGATGTGGTGACGGCGGTGCGGGCGGCGCGGGCGGCGGGCGTTCCGGTCGTGGGGCGCGGGGCGGCGAGCGGCCTGTCCGGAGGGGCGGCTCCCGCGTTGCCGGGCCTCGTCCTGTCCTTCACCCGCATGACCCGCCTGGAGGTCTTTCCCCAGCGGCGCGAGGCACGGGCGCAGGCGGGCGTGGTGACGCTGAGCGTGACCGAGGCCGCGCGGCCCCACGGCCTGATCTACCCTCCCGACCCCGCCAGCTTCCGCACGAGTACCATCGGCGGCAACCTCGGTGAGAACGCGGGCGGGCCGCTGTGCTTCAAGTACGGGGTGACGGGCGACTATGTGAAGGGCTTGCAGTTCGTGGACGCGGACGGCGACGTGTATGAACTCACCCGCGACGCCTACGACCTCGCCGGGCTGCTGATCGGCTCGGAGGGCACGCTGGGATTGATTACTGAGGCCACCCTACGCCTCACCCCGCCGCCAAAGTACACCCGCACCCTGCTGGCGAGCTTCGCGGAGGTGGGCGAGTGCGCTGAGGCCGTGAGTCGGGCCATCGCCACCGGAGCCGTGCCCGCCAAGCTGGAATTCATGGACGCGGCCTGCACGAATGCGGTGGAGGATTACCTCGCCCTGGGGCTGCCGCGTGACGCCGGGGCCGTGCTCCTGGTAGACACCGACGGCGACGACCTGGAGACGGTGGAGGAGGAGCGGGCACTGGTGGAGGCCGCCTGCCGGGAGGCCGGGGGGACCGTGCGCCGCGCCGCCACCGACGCCGAGGCCGCCGCCCTGTGGCAGGCCCGCCGCAGCGTCAGCCCCGCGCTGGGCCGTATTCGCCCGCAGCGCATGAACGAGGACATCGTGGTGCCCCGCTCGGCCCTGCCGGAGGTCGTGCGCGAGATCCGGGCGCTGGGGGACGCCTCCGGGCTGCCCGTCGTGCAGTTCGGGCACATCGGGGACGGGAACCTGCACCCTAACATCCTCTTCGACCCGCGCCGCGAGTCCTCGGAGGCGGTGCACGACCTCGCCCACCGCATCGCCCTCGTCGCCATCCGGCACGGCGGCGTGCTGAGCGGCGAGCACGGCATCGGCACCATGAAACGGCCCTTCATGCGCGAGGCGGTGGACCCGGTGACGCTGGCGGCCCTGTGGGATGTGAAGCGGGCACTGGACCCGGCAGGCCGTCTCAACCCCGGCAAGATTCTCCCCGACGAGGACGTGGAAGCCCATGCCCATCCTTGA
- the glcF gene encoding glycolate oxidase subunit GlcF, producing the protein MNHDIPVPALGPQGEVMAHAVDACVHCGFCLPACPTYALLGDEMDSPRGRIVLMKEVLEGALPLADAAPHLDRCLGCQACVTACPSGVPYGELITSFRGWSEAQRERSPLDRAKRAGILKILPAPKVFSVAARVGQYAKPLAPLLPTALRAPLDLLPERVPAMQPQPPVTLARGRRRGRVAFLAGCAQQALTPNFNAATLRVLARNGIEVVLPEGQGCCGAAALHTGAREEALRLVRQNLAAFDPEQYDAILSNAAGCGAGLKEYPVVLHGLPDEEQARAFAAKVQDISEFLAGLLHAGELEPFLPTSRPLSVAYHDACHLAHAQGVRAAPRELLRAIPGVTVVEVPEGDLCCGSAGTYNLEQPELANELGVRKARNILSTTPDLIASGNIGCHTQIGSHTRRQGSRVPVLHTVEVLDLAYRGEL; encoded by the coding sequence GTGAACCACGACATCCCCGTCCCCGCCCTGGGGCCGCAGGGCGAGGTGATGGCGCACGCGGTCGACGCCTGCGTGCACTGCGGCTTCTGCCTGCCCGCCTGCCCGACCTACGCGCTGCTGGGCGACGAGATGGATTCCCCGCGCGGGCGCATCGTGCTGATGAAGGAGGTGCTGGAAGGCGCTCTGCCCCTCGCGGACGCCGCCCCTCACCTCGACCGCTGCCTGGGGTGCCAGGCCTGCGTGACCGCCTGCCCCAGCGGAGTGCCCTACGGGGAACTCATCACCAGCTTTCGCGGCTGGAGCGAAGCCCAGCGGGAGCGTTCACCGCTCGACCGGGCGAAGAGGGCAGGCATCTTGAAGATTCTCCCGGCGCCGAAGGTGTTCAGCGTCGCCGCGAGGGTCGGTCAGTACGCCAAGCCCCTCGCGCCACTGCTGCCCACCGCCCTGCGTGCCCCACTGGACCTCCTGCCGGAACGGGTGCCCGCGATGCAGCCTCAGCCGCCCGTCACCCTGGCCAGGGGCAGGCGGCGGGGCCGGGTGGCCTTTCTCGCCGGATGTGCTCAGCAGGCGCTGACCCCCAACTTCAACGCCGCGACCCTGCGCGTGCTGGCCCGCAACGGGATAGAGGTCGTCCTCCCCGAAGGCCAGGGCTGCTGCGGGGCCGCTGCCCTGCACACCGGGGCGCGGGAGGAGGCGTTGCGGCTGGTCCGTCAGAACCTCGCCGCCTTCGACCCCGAGCAGTACGACGCCATCCTTTCCAACGCGGCGGGGTGTGGGGCGGGCCTCAAGGAGTACCCGGTGGTGCTGCACGGCCTCCCGGACGAGGAGCAGGCGCGGGCTTTCGCGGCGAAGGTACAGGACATTTCCGAATTTCTGGCGGGGCTGTTGCACGCCGGGGAGCTGGAGCCGTTCCTCCCCACGTCCCGACCCCTCTCGGTGGCCTACCACGACGCCTGCCACCTCGCCCATGCGCAGGGCGTCCGCGCCGCGCCCCGCGAGCTGCTGCGGGCCATTCCCGGCGTGACGGTCGTGGAGGTGCCCGAAGGCGACCTGTGCTGCGGCTCGGCAGGGACGTATAACCTGGAGCAGCCGGAATTGGCGAACGAACTCGGCGTCCGCAAGGCGCGGAACATCCTGTCCACCACGCCCGACCTGATCGCCAGCGGGAATATCGGCTGCCACACGCAGATTGGGAGTCACACCCGGCGGCAGGGGAGCCGGGTGCCCGTGCTGCACACGGTGGAAGTGCTGGACCTGGCTTATCGGGGGGAGCTGTGA
- a CDS encoding pyruvate, water dikinase regulatory protein — MTRPARTVLIVSDHTGLTAENTARALLAHFPGQPLKYLQRSFIASVPAAQGVAREVAALAERGERPLIFTTITEAAVLRELEAAPARLFDLLGPGLSALEEEFGEAAARSVGRYHDMHDQTGYLARMDALDFALATDDGLGDRQYGLADVILVGVSRAGKTPTSLFLALQHGVRASNYPLAEDDFEREALPIPLEAHRAKLHGLTIDPRRLHAIRTQRKAGSRYASLEQCEHEVRRAERLFSRAGIPVRDTTSASVEEIAAGILAQVRRG, encoded by the coding sequence ATGACCCGGCCCGCCCGCACCGTCTTGATCGTCTCGGACCACACCGGCCTGACGGCCGAGAACACCGCCCGCGCGCTGCTGGCGCACTTTCCGGGGCAACCGCTGAAATACCTCCAGCGCTCCTTTATCGCCTCGGTGCCCGCCGCGCAGGGGGTGGCGCGCGAGGTCGCGGCCCTGGCCGAGCGGGGCGAGCGTCCGCTGATCTTCACGACCATCACCGAAGCCGCCGTGCTGCGCGAGCTGGAGGCCGCGCCTGCCCGCCTGTTCGACCTGCTCGGTCCCGGGCTGAGCGCGTTGGAGGAGGAGTTCGGTGAGGCCGCCGCCCGCAGCGTGGGCCGCTACCACGACATGCACGACCAGACCGGCTACCTGGCCCGCATGGACGCCCTGGATTTTGCCCTCGCCACCGACGACGGCCTGGGCGACCGCCAGTACGGTCTGGCCGACGTGATCCTGGTGGGCGTGTCGCGGGCGGGCAAGACCCCCACCAGCCTCTTTCTGGCCCTCCAGCACGGGGTCCGTGCCAGCAACTACCCGCTTGCGGAGGACGATTTCGAGCGCGAGGCGCTGCCCATCCCGCTCGAAGCGCACCGCGCCAAGCTGCACGGCCTGACCATCGACCCCCGGCGCCTCCACGCCATCCGCACCCAGCGCAAGGCCGGGAGCCGCTACGCCAGCCTGGAGCAGTGCGAGCACGAGGTCCGCCGCGCCGAGCGTCTCTTCTCGCGTGCGGGCATTCCGGTGCGCGACACCACCTCGGCCAGCGTCGAGGAGATCGCGGCGGGGATTCTGGCGCAGGTGCGGCGGGGGTAA